The Deltaproteobacteria bacterium DNA window CGCGTCCTGGAGACGCGACGTTGGTCGACGTGCTGTGTCGGCGAGCCGCCGACGAAGCCGAGCGACCGGCCTGCACGTTCTTGCACGACGGCGAGATCGACGAGGAAACGATCACGTACGGCGGCCTCGATGCCCGCGCGCGCCGCATCGCGGTGGCGCTCGGGTGCGACGCCTCGCGCGCGCCCGTGCTGCTGCTGTTCGAGCCGGGATTGGATTTCGTGGCGGCGTTCCTCGGGTGCCTCTACGCGGGCGTCGTCGCGGTGCCGGTGTATCCACCCGAAGGTCGCGATCCCGAGGGCGGTGCGGCGCGCATCCGGCGCGTCGCGGCGGACGCCGGGGCGCGGCGCGTGGTGACGACGCGCGCGCTCGACCGCGCCCTCGCGCGCTCGATCCGGTCGGAGCTCGACGAGGCGCGGTCGCGCATCCTCGTGGACGAGCTCTCGATCGGAACGGAGGCGGCCTGGCGTCCTCCGGGGATCGGCGGCGGGGACGTCGCGTTCCTGCAGTACACGTCGGGGTCGACCGCCACGCCGCGCGGCGTGATGGTGACGCACGCGAACCTGATGGCCCACGGGTCGCGAGTGGCCGACGTGCTCGGGCTCGACGCCGAAGCCGTCGCGGTCAGCTGGTTGCCCGTGTACCACGACATGGGGCTCGTCGGGACGCTCCTGATCCCGCTGCAGATCGGCTTCCGCTCCGTGCAGATGGCGCCGCGCGCGTTCCTCGAGCGGCCCGGGCGATGGCTCCGCGCGATCACGCGTCATCGCGGCACGCTGAGCCCGGCTCCCAATTTCGCGTACGACCTGGCCGTTCGGAGGACCACGCCGGAGGAGCGCCGCGAGCTCGATCTCGGCACGTGGCGGGCGGCCATGAACGGGGCCGAGCCGATACGGGCCGAAACGGTCGAGCGCTTCGTCGCCGCCTTCGCGCCGTGCGGGTTCCGGCGCGAGGCGCTCGTTCCCTGCTACGGCCTCGCGGAGGCGACGCTGATGGTCGCCGGCGGGCCGGCGGGGGAGGGCCCCGTGCGGCTCGCGGTCGATGGAGCGGCGCTCGACGACGCCCGGGTGGTCGTCGTTCCCGCGGAGGAACGCGGCGCCCGCGTGCTGGTGGGGTCGGGTCGCGTCATGCCCGACGTCGCGCTGCGGATCGTCCATGCCGCAAGCGGCTCCCCGACGCGGGCCGACGAGATCGGAGAGATCCGTGTCGCGGGGCCGACGATCGCGGTCGGCTACTGGCGCCGGCCGGCGGAAACGGCGGCCGCCTTCGAGAATCCCCCCTGCGGGCCGCGCCGTCTGCGCACCGGCGACCTCGGGTTCGTCCACGACGGCGTGCTGTTCGTGACCGGGCGGTGCAAGGATCTGATCGTCGTCCGCGGACGCAACCACCATCCCCACGACTTGGAGGACGTGGCGGCGGGTGCGCATCCCGCGCTTCGTCCCGGCGGCGGCGCGGCGTTCGCGTGCGACGGCGCCGACGGCGAGGCGGTCGTGGTCGTGCACGAGGTCGAGGCCGACGACGCCGCGACGTTGCGCGCCGTGGCGGCGGCGATCCGGGAGGCGATCGCGCGCGTCCACGGGCTCGTCGTGGCGCGCCTGGTGCTGATCGCACCGCGCACGCTCCCGAAGACGACGAGCGGCAAGGTGCGCCGGAGCGCGTGTCGCGCGGCGCTCGCGGCGGGACGGCTCGTCGTCCGCTACGACACGTCGGAGCACGCGGCGCCCGCCGGAGAGAGGCGGGACACGACCGATGTCGCGGCGATCGAGGCCTGCCTGCGTGCGCTCGTCGCCGGCGTGCGCGGCCTTCCGCCCGAGGCGGTGCATCGCGACGCGGCACTCGCCGCCCTCGGCGTCGATTCCGCCGAAGCCGCGCATGTCGCCGCGGCGCTCGAGGCGCGGCTCGGCCGGCGCGTTCCGCTCGCGTTGCTGCTCGAGCAGCCGACGATCGGCGCCGTCGCGGCGGCGCTCGGGGAGGTGCGGGCATGACGGCCGCCGCCGATGCCTGGTACGACGCGCTCGCCGATCGCGGCGGGCTCACGCGCCGCCAGCTGCTCGTGTGGACGGGAGACCGCGTCGCCGGCGACGCACCCGTCTTCGTCGAGGCCGCGCGATGGCATCTCGATGGCACGCTCGATGCCGGAGGGCTGGCGCGCGCGTTCGCCGTGACGGTCGCGAGCGCCGATGCCCTGCGGACGACGATCGGCGAGATCGAAGGCTGGCCCGTGTCCCGGACGTCCTCAGAGGACCGACCGGCGCTCGAGATCGTGGACCTCGCCGGGCACGCGGCGCCGCAGCGGGCGCTCGACGACCTCGCGCAGGCGAGCATCGCCGCCTGTGCCGTCGGGAAGGTCCTGGTGGTTCCCGTCCTGGCGCGGCTCGCGTGGGATCGCCACGTCCTCCTACTGGCGCAGCACCAGATGGTGTCCGATGCCTGGTCGTTCGGACTCCTGCATCGGCGCCTGGAGGATGCATACGGGCGCCGCGCGCAGGCGCCGGACCCCGGTTCGGCGAACGGCTGGCCGCAGTTCGCCGAGTACGTGGCGTTCGAGCGCGCGTATCGGAGGTCGGCCGCGGTCGCCGAGGCGCGCCGCTACTGGGAGAGCGTCCGTGCGGGCGGGCGGCCGACGGGCGAGTCGGCGTCGCTCGGGCGGGACGCGACCCGCGTGCGGCGGATCGTCGTTCCGCTCGGCACGATGCGATCGGCCGCGGTGCGGCGCGTCGCGACCGAGCAGGCGTCCGCGGACGTCGGGCTCTTCGTGTTCTTCGCCGCGGTCGTGGCGGCTCACCTCCACCGCACGCTCGGCGGCGGCGACGTCGTGCTCGACGTGCCGTTCGCCAATCGGCCGTCGGCGCGGTTCAAGGAGACGCTCGGCACGTTCATGAACGTCTGCCCGGTGCGCGTGGAGGTCGCGGCGCGCGACCGGTTCCGCGACCTGCGCGCGCGGCTCGCGGCGGCGACCTGGGAAGCCGCGCGTCACCAGACGTTCACGGGGTGCGGAGGCGGCGTGCCGCAAGCGTACGACGTGCTCGTGAACGTCCACCGTCCGGCGGTCGCGGCGGGGTGCTTCGGCGGTTGCGCGATGCGCGTCGAGTGGCTTCCTCCGACGCACCGCTTCGGGGCTGCCGCGGTGGCGGTCCACGATTTCGGCGCGACGGGGGAGCTCACCCTCGTCGTCGATCTGAACGAGGGCGCCTTCTCGGCGGGCAGCCGCGCGGCGTTCGCGGCATCGCTCTTGCGGCTCGTCGACGAGCAGCTTGCCGGCGTGGACTGCCGCCTGGCCGACGCCGATCGCCGGGGAGGATCGGCGAGGACGTCGGCGGCGGCGAAGGTCGGCGCGCCCGCGTCGCGGGACGCGACCGTGTGGTCGGGCTTCGTCGCGCGGGCGCATTCGGCCCCGGATGCGGTTGCGGTGCGCTCGGGCGATGCGACGGTGACCTACGGGGATCTCTTGCGTCAGGCGGCGGCCGCGGCGAGTCGCCTCACGGCGGCCGGGGCCGGGCGCGACACGGTGGTCGCGGTCTGGGGGGCGCGGGGGCCGCATTGGCTCCGCACGCTCCTCGGCGTTCTTGCCTCCGGCGCCGTCTATCTGCCGCTCGATCCGAGCTGGCCCCTGGCGCGCGTCGCCGAGGTGCTGCGGCGGAGCGGAGCGCGGCTGCTCGTCGTCGACGGGGCGCCGTCCGACGTGCCGTGGCGCCTGGCGGGGGCGAGCGCCGCCTGGACGACGGTCGCGATCGACGCGCCGGCCGACGTGTCATCGGCGGCGGTGCCGCCGGGACCGGCGGCGGGCGACGTCGCCTACGTGCTCTACACCTCGGGGTCGACGGGCGCGCCCAAGGGGGCGCTCGTGGAGCACGCCGGACTCCGCAACCACCTCGACGCCAAGATCGCGCTCCTCGGGCTCGCGCGCGGTGACCGCGTCGCGCAGAGCGCGAGCGCCGGCTTCGACGTGTCCCTCTGGCAATGCCTCGCACCGCTCGTCGCCGGCGCGGAGGTCGACATCCTGGCCGACGACGTCGCGCGCGCGCCGGCGACGCTCGCGCGCGTGGCGACGGCGCGGCGGGTCACCGTGCTGGAGGTCGTGCCGACCGTGCTCCGGGTCCTGCTCGACGCGGAGGAGGACGGGGCCGGCGGCGCGGGCGAATCGTCGCTCGCGTGCCTGCGGTTCCTCGTCGTGACCGGCGAGGCGCTGGCACCGGAGCTCTGCCGCCGGTGGTTCGCGCGACGTCCGTCGGTTCCGCTCGTGAACGCCTACGGGCCGACCGAGTGCGCCGACGACGTCACGCATCACGTGCTGCGCGCGGCGCCGCCGCCCGACGCGATCTCGGTCCCGATCGGCCGCCCGATTCCCGGGATGTCGGTCTACGTGCTCGATACGGCGTTGCGACCGGTGCCGGACGGAGAACCGGGAGAGCTCTGCGTCGCCGGGGTCGGCGTGGCGCGCGGCTATCTCGGCGACGCGGCGCGGAGCGCGGCGGCGTTCGTGACCCGTCCGCTCGGTCCCGCCGGGGAAGACGTCCGCGTGTATCGCACGGGCGACCGCGGCCGGCGCCTCCCCGACGGGACGTTCGCCTGGCTCGGGCGGCTCGACGCGCAGGTGAAGATCCGCGGCATGCGCGTCGAGCCGGCGGAGGTCGAGGCGACGCTCGGGGTGCATCCGGACGTCCGGCAAGCGGTGGTTCTCGCGCGCGGGGACGAGGCGGCACGGAGACTCGTGGCCTACGTCGTCCTGGCGAACGCGGGCGGGAAGGACGAGGGCGCGCCCCGCGCCGCCGCCGCCGAGCTGGCGCGCGTCCGCGAGTGGGGGCGACTCTGGGACGATACCTATGCGCGCGAATCACCGGGGGCGGACGACGCGGCGTTCGATGCCGCCGGCTGGCGCAGCCGCTACACGCGTCGGCCGATCCCCGCGGCGGAGATGCGCGAGTGGCTCGACGGCACCGTGGACCGCGTGCGGGCGCTCGCGCCCCGGAGCGTGCTCGAGATCGGCTGCGGCTCCGGCATGGTCCTCGCGCGTCTCGCGCCCGCGTGCGCGCGCTGGCTCGGGGTCGATCTCTCGGCGGCGGCCGTGGACGCGGTGCGCCGCCGCCACCTCACGGGCGGCCGCCTGCCGCACGTCGCCGTCACGCGCGCGGCGGCGCACGAGATCGTGATTCCTCCCGGCTTTCGTCCCGACGTGGTGCTCCTGAACTCGGTGGTGCAGTACTTTCCGAGCCTCGCGTATCTGCATGCCGTGCTCGCCGCCGCCTGGACGATGCTCGACGAAGACGGCACGATCTTCGTCGGCGACGTGCGTTCGCTGCCGCTCGCCCGGACGCTCCACACGAGCGTCGAGCTCGCACGCGCCGGCGCCGCATGCACGGCCGGCGAGGTGCGCGCGCGGATCGAGCGCAGCCTCGGACGCGAGCCCGAGCTCCTGATCGACCCCGCGTTCTTCGCGGCGCTCGCGCGCGCCCATGGCGGGGCGGTGGACGTGCAACTGAAGCGCGGACGAGCGCACAACGAGCTGACCCGCTTCCGTTACGACGTGACGTGGCGCCGCGGGCGGAGCGCGGCCGGGGCCGGATCGGAGGACGTGGTGGCGTGGTCCGGCGCTGGTCCGACGCTCGCCGAGCTGCGGCAGCGGCTCGCCGCGGCTCCCGACGCCACGATCGTTCTCCACGGGGTACCGAATCCCCGGCTGCAACGCGAGCTGCTCGCGGTCGGGCTGCTCGCCGCGGCGAGCGACGCGACCACGATCGGGGAGCTACGGGACGAAGTCGCGGCGCGTCCGCTCGCGCCGGGTCTCGATCCCGAGGCGCTCTGGACGTCGGCCATCGGGGCGAGCCACGATCTCGCGATCGGCTGGTCGCCGGCGGGGCTGGATCGGTACGACG harbors:
- a CDS encoding AMP-binding protein, producing the protein MRSMRRSDAPDARPGDATLVDVLCRRAADEAERPACTFLHDGEIDEETITYGGLDARARRIAVALGCDASRAPVLLLFEPGLDFVAAFLGCLYAGVVAVPVYPPEGRDPEGGAARIRRVAADAGARRVVTTRALDRALARSIRSELDEARSRILVDELSIGTEAAWRPPGIGGGDVAFLQYTSGSTATPRGVMVTHANLMAHGSRVADVLGLDAEAVAVSWLPVYHDMGLVGTLLIPLQIGFRSVQMAPRAFLERPGRWLRAITRHRGTLSPAPNFAYDLAVRRTTPEERRELDLGTWRAAMNGAEPIRAETVERFVAAFAPCGFRREALVPCYGLAEATLMVAGGPAGEGPVRLAVDGAALDDARVVVVPAEERGARVLVGSGRVMPDVALRIVHAASGSPTRADEIGEIRVAGPTIAVGYWRRPAETAAAFENPPCGPRRLRTGDLGFVHDGVLFVTGRCKDLIVVRGRNHHPHDLEDVAAGAHPALRPGGGAAFACDGADGEAVVVVHEVEADDAATLRAVAAAIREAIARVHGLVVARLVLIAPRTLPKTTSGKVRRSACRAALAAGRLVVRYDTSEHAAPAGERRDTTDVAAIEACLRALVAGVRGLPPEAVHRDAALAALGVDSAEAAHVAAALEARLGRRVPLALLLEQPTIGAVAAALGEVRA
- a CDS encoding amino acid adenylation domain-containing protein, which produces MTAAADAWYDALADRGGLTRRQLLVWTGDRVAGDAPVFVEAARWHLDGTLDAGGLARAFAVTVASADALRTTIGEIEGWPVSRTSSEDRPALEIVDLAGHAAPQRALDDLAQASIAACAVGKVLVVPVLARLAWDRHVLLLAQHQMVSDAWSFGLLHRRLEDAYGRRAQAPDPGSANGWPQFAEYVAFERAYRRSAAVAEARRYWESVRAGGRPTGESASLGRDATRVRRIVVPLGTMRSAAVRRVATEQASADVGLFVFFAAVVAAHLHRTLGGGDVVLDVPFANRPSARFKETLGTFMNVCPVRVEVAARDRFRDLRARLAAATWEAARHQTFTGCGGGVPQAYDVLVNVHRPAVAAGCFGGCAMRVEWLPPTHRFGAAAVAVHDFGATGELTLVVDLNEGAFSAGSRAAFAASLLRLVDEQLAGVDCRLADADRRGGSARTSAAAKVGAPASRDATVWSGFVARAHSAPDAVAVRSGDATVTYGDLLRQAAAAASRLTAAGAGRDTVVAVWGARGPHWLRTLLGVLASGAVYLPLDPSWPLARVAEVLRRSGARLLVVDGAPSDVPWRLAGASAAWTTVAIDAPADVSSAAVPPGPAAGDVAYVLYTSGSTGAPKGALVEHAGLRNHLDAKIALLGLARGDRVAQSASAGFDVSLWQCLAPLVAGAEVDILADDVARAPATLARVATARRVTVLEVVPTVLRVLLDAEEDGAGGAGESSLACLRFLVVTGEALAPELCRRWFARRPSVPLVNAYGPTECADDVTHHVLRAAPPPDAISVPIGRPIPGMSVYVLDTALRPVPDGEPGELCVAGVGVARGYLGDAARSAAAFVTRPLGPAGEDVRVYRTGDRGRRLPDGTFAWLGRLDAQVKIRGMRVEPAEVEATLGVHPDVRQAVVLARGDEAARRLVAYVVLANAGGKDEGAPRAAAAELARVREWGRLWDDTYARESPGADDAAFDAAGWRSRYTRRPIPAAEMREWLDGTVDRVRALAPRSVLEIGCGSGMVLARLAPACARWLGVDLSAAAVDAVRRRHLTGGRLPHVAVTRAAAHEIVIPPGFRPDVVLLNSVVQYFPSLAYLHAVLAAAWTMLDEDGTIFVGDVRSLPLARTLHTSVELARAGAACTAGEVRARIERSLGREPELLIDPAFFAALARAHGGAVDVQLKRGRAHNELTRFRYDVTWRRGRSAAGAGSEDVVAWSGAGPTLAELRQRLAAAPDATIVLHGVPNPRLQRELLAVGLLAAASDATTIGELRDEVAARPLAPGLDPEALWTSAIGASHDLAIGWSPAGLDRYDARVRPRWCGARRDGDRPDGCVGGSTVAASASVPDDGAAHANDPARVATSAARVEALRAFLRARLPDAMMPAAFVVVPEVPLTANGKVDHAALAAHGEGGALGADDAAPLTPLERTVAAIWARLLGVSEVGRDDDFFALGGDSLLVYRVLRALRAEVGIELDLERFLVRPTVAGAASAIAAAAFDGLDAAEADALLADVEALPEDQAAAPRAGGDAAGEGADA